The sequence below is a genomic window from Ipomoea triloba cultivar NCNSP0323 chromosome 10, ASM357664v1.
aaaattaatcaaattttgaGTGATGTTTTAAGACTTGATATTCAAAATGTATAAGGATATATTTGATTTGAGCAAAATATGTATAGTTTTTGTTTTCAAGTTTAGTATATGTGAAATCTTAACATTCAATATTTGGATTGAATTcatatttgaatataatataataaaaaaatatttgaatcaaTAACATATCATAGTTCACCAAATATCTACAAATCAATTCAAAGTTTAAGTTTTAATTGTGATTATGACAAATAATAAATGTAGTTATAGTGGAggtggtattgactctttgtgctttaataggttgagaaagtagttatgagtagatactacattataacaaagtcaatagtactgCTTAAGAAATGTAAGTATAGTGGTGCTAGATAAGGGTGAGAGTTAGCTAGGTAGATAAGCATAGATATATTAATAGGTGGGTTGTAAGGTTATCTTTAGAGCAGGGTTGTAAAAGTGGCAAAAATCGGCCGACCGCCTAGTCGGTCAACTCAGTCGATTTCATTCAATTTTAACCGAGttatttcatttaaataaaaaaaaactaaaaactaataaatccTAACTCCCTAAGTCTTCTTTCCATCTACTCTGGATTGTTACATTAAGTTTCAAACTTTaaacctttaatttttttctttagttaATCCAATTTATTCATTGATTCTATAatccaatttattaattattcatttatttaatttatttcatacttcattaattaataatcattattacCAGATCCTTCTACACATCGATAGTACACAATTCACAAATGATTCACAGTGatgcataaataaaatataaacccaaattttattagtcaaatctAAAATAGATAAGGTCATGCGAGATGCATAATGATTCATTAGTTATTTTTGATAGTTTGCTACTTTGAATCTTTGGATGATTGAAGTATTTGAGTATTTcatatttgtgtatttttattttttaatatttctatgatgttatgacttatgaatgatcattatttcatttatttggaTGTGTTATTTGATTGAATATTGAAAACAGTCTCATTAAAATTGTCAAAATGCAAGtctgtcattattattattattattttttgcgcccgcttaggcgctaggcgctaccCGGAcacccgactagcgcctagcgcatACTGCAACCAGCAAACCCATTCATCCAAGTTTTTCATAAGAATTTTTCACCACGTAGGAGGGAGTGGAAGAGGAAAACGGGgaaaaacataaaagaaaaaggacaaaaaaaaattaaacgttATTAACGTGCCCAGCGGGCACATCTGGTGCACTCAACACacaataagattttttttttgttcttaggtcccacaaaaaaaaaaatcatctctaccgtaatttcattttttctctctccactTCTCTTATTCCTTCCACCTCACACCCTCCCCAGTCCCCCtctacataattttaaaaatccttAAGAAACTATTGATGAAAATGCTCCTAtctctacaattttttttttcaaaagtaaactCTACTACTATATCAACATATTTGCAATTTACTACTATTTTCTTTGTATTGttacaatttcaattcattctcaacataataataataataataataatatcaattattaaaaagaGAGAGACGATGAAGAAGAAATTTGTGGCAAGGTTGCCATTCTCATCCTTCCAGGAATGACCGAATGATGATGGTCAACTGTGTAAGGGTAGATACATATATGAAATGgaagtacacaaataatgataatgatttttataaaattataggtgttttgaatttttttgttaagttaaaaagaaaaaaaaaaactatataagtaaaccttttcttttattgtattctgttttgtaattttaaaatatttttataataaataataagacaATAAGTTTGTTTCTACTCTCCTTGTCTCTCTGATAGAGGCAACGTTATACTCAGTATTTGCCAACAAAAGCAAACTAAAGAAGTATGGAACAAACAAACATAGGATACAATTGTTTGAATTAGAATTTTGGTGATGTACACAACACAAAATTGAAGTAACTCAAACATTGTCCCAATAGTGACCGTTAATGGCTTCACCTAAAACAAGACATCCCCACACCATATGCTTCCAATTTCCACACTTAAAGCGCATTTCCCAACGCCAaactttcaaattcaaatttctgTTGATACCATCAATGGCAGCAATAGCACAAGATAAAGCAAGCAGTACCCGTATCTAACCACCACCTTAAAAGCCGCCTATCCACCCAAAAAACCCAACCAAAATCGTGTCTTTCCCAACATCCCACAAACcaatcttgaattcttgatgaCCCAAACATGGCTGGCTTCAAGAAATCTTCGAACCCCCTTCGCCCTTCAAACTGTTACAATTCGCTCTATGATAACCCTCTAGTTAATGCGTCTGATAACAAAGAGAATGACTCGCCGAATAAGCCCCAAAAATGGAGTCTTTCTGGGAAAGAAAATGCGGTTCCCGGAAGTGGAGCTAAGTCTGATCTGAAGCCATCTTCACTTCAACTGTGCATGAAAAAGCATGAACCTGATTCCACTTTCGGGTCGAAATTTGTTTCTCCAATTGACGCAGATGGGCCTAATTCTGGCAATCTTTGGGACCATTCGGATTCAGAGGCCGCCCCTGCTTCTTCTTGGTCTACTCTACCTAATAGGTCAGgaaattctttctttttttgcagCTAGATTGAGAAGTTTTCTGTGTGTGTGGGAAATGTAAGAATTGGGTGTTTTTTTGTTTCCTCAGGTCATTGCTTTGTAGGCCTTTGCCTGTTGATATAGGAAGGTGTACCTGTGTTATTGTGAAGGAAACATCTCCAGATGGGTTCAATGGAGGCACTCTCTACTCACTCTACACCTATGTAAGTCCGTTTTTTAACACTCCTCTAGTGTGCATTCTTAGTCATCAGCATTTTCAAGCAAAATTGAAGTCTCAGTTTGTGTCTTAAAGTGTAAATCTTTATTTGGTTTAGACAATCTGTGAAAACTTCTTAGCAAATATGATGTATGaaattttacatgtttataaAGAAATTCAATGCTAAATTTTGAATGTTTGTTCACAGTATGATTTTACTTGGTTTAGTAAAATCCCAATGATTTTATTGCTTGGTTTAGTTGTAATTGACAAGTGTATTTGGAGAGCCATGTATGTTTTCAAGCATTTAGATGCTAAGGTCATtgagattttttgttttgttttgttttgtttttttttttttctgggcaAAACTCAGCATGCCTTTTATTGTAGAAGTGTGTGTTACATTCTAAAGTTCTTTTTGTGGTTATTGTTCTTCAAAAATTATAGGAGGGTCAAGGAAGGCAGAATCGGAAGCTTGCGGTGGCTCATCACAGAAGGCGTAATGGGAAGTCTGAATTCATAGTGGCTCAGAATACAAAGGGACTATTGATGAGTTCAGAAGACAGTTTAATTGGGAAAGTGACTGCTAATCTTATGGGATCAAAATACCACATATGGGATCAGGTACATTTTCTTTGATGCTTTGGTAATTTTTGATGTTCAGAGGTCTGAATTGTTAGAGTTTTCTGCTTGATTCAAACAACATTTTGTAACTATCTGAGAACTTCATTCAGGGGAAACTTAATTCTGGGGCAAAACAATCAAAACTATTGGCTGTTTTGAGGTAAGTTTCTTCTGGTCCTTTTGACCAAAAACATAATAGAAGAAAGGGAATTGAGATTATTTTGGTCTTATGTTCACAGATTTATGGCTACTGTGGCCACCTGGAGTGGCAGTTATAGAAGGATCAAAGCGTGGATACCGAAGCACCAATCCATGCTATTGAAGAGCACGGCACAGGTGATCACGTTCAACCAATGCGAGGAAGAATGATTTCGAGATGTACACTTTTACTAATTCCCACTTGGGATTTCGTCTTTTTACCTCAGATCCAACATATTAACGGAATGCCAATCGATTGGAAGGAGCAAATGGATAAAGTTCATCAGCTGTTCTCAAGGGTTCCCCACTTTAACAAGGTAAGGCTAgatttcaactaaaagtctaagttgatagttagactgcacattaatgtttatatattatatattatatgctcaacagaaTGATATTTGGTTTGAGCATATATCATCTGTCTGATCTTAACACATGAACTGTCACTCATGTTGCATGTGTTCACTGTTCTGGCAAATGTTGTAGATTTCGAAACAGTATGAATTAGACTTCAGAGACAGAGGAAGGCCAGGTCTCAAGATCCAGAGCTCAGTTAAGAATTTTCAACTCACAATGGAGGTAAATGATGAATTCTATCTCTCAAGAACATGAACTTAGAACTCATTGAGGGTGGATGGCTGTTGTTTTTAGTCATTTACACAATTATCTTAACTTCTTCACTGGATCTTTAAAGAAATCTGGCTATTTTCAGTTGTATTAGGCCTTAACTGctatcttttcaatttttttttttttttggctccaGAAGAATGGAAGGCAGACCATACTACAACTTGGAAGGGTAGGGAAAGCGAAGTATGTGATGGACTATAGGTAAATAAACACCCGTTCATTCGTAGCATTAAGCACTATTGCTCGACTAATAGCCAAAACGTGTGCGAGCATTTACTAACTGGAGAAATTGATAACCGAAGAAATGAAAATAGAAGTTTCATTGATGTGGTATTGTTTTGCAGATATCCAATGACTGGCTACCAAGCCTTTTGCATATGCTTGGCTTCCATTGATGCAAAGCTTTGCTGCACAGTGTAATGGGGGGACTCTGATCTACTTCTTTTGTGGTTCAACCTCTGAACACAAAGAAAATGCAAGTAAACCTGCCCATGGGGTTTGAGTTTTGATTATTAGTCTTAGCATTGAACTTGTCATGTCCAAGCTTTTGTCAAAACCTTTCATCGATGCTTTAATGCAGATCAAGGCCAACAATCCTCCTGGTTTGGATTTAGAATTTAACTTAGTGGTTTGGATTTAGAATTTAACTAAGTGGTTTGTTAAACTTGATTCGAATATTATTTCTTTGCCCTTCTTATATGtactagaagaaaaaaaaaaaattctgccCCTGTAAACAATTTTGTTTCAATTTGTTAGTAGTAACTAGGAGATTTTCTTTTGTAATGAGTTTTATGTATTTAAAATGAAACAATTTTAAACTTTTTGTAAGgcaaaaaaaattgtgtgagattgtctcaTGGATATTTGATCTTATGAGTAAAATTAGTACACAGTACTATATGAAGGATGACCAGAAGCTGCAGCCCTCTGAAGTCTGAAGCTCAAGTTTATTTTGGCCACAGCATTGTTTGCATAAATCTTTAGTCTCCCTAGCCCATTTATTGATTTATACAAGTGCACCACATGTTTCTTGTATAGCATACACATTGAGGTGGGAGTAGTCTTGAGTGGATGAATGATTGTGGAAATTAAAGGAATGAACTGATTGATTTGGAGGATGGTGGATGCTGTAGGAAAGATGAAAAGTGTGGAGGTCCATTGCTTAGCTTTTGAGTTGTAAAAGTCGGCCCCGGATAAAACGCAGAGTTCTGTGCGGGGTTGTTACTTGAGTATTAAGGGTAGTGGGGAGGGAACCATTGCTTGGTCTCATTAGCTGAATGCCCCCGGTGATAAAATACGGAGCTCCGTACACTTATGGTAGCTTTTGGGGCCAAGGGTGGAGTATGAGAGGACTATTGCTTGGAATGAGTGCCATTAAAGTCCCCGGGGGTAAAATGCAGAGCTCTATGCCCCGGGGACAGGTGCTTCTTCAAAGGGTAGCAAGTTAATGGGCATTTTTATTACAACagatatgatattttgaaaaagaatttaatattaaatgaaTTTTTAAACATTCCATTGTCAATTCACTCCTAATTTATTTTGTCTACTTTAGGAGTAagttaaactttattttttttttttttaaattgactcATTGCATAACGGACAACAAATTTTGCAAACCATTGTATTGATAACATTATATAGTGatcttctcaaaaaaataaaattatatagagATATTGTGACACTTTAAATAAATCTTATTTAAGTAACTTGCAACGATAGGCCATAGATTAAAAATGTGGCCTAAAATTATAAGTCCATTACGAATAAGTACTATTTtttatcaccaaaaaaaaatcatctttacTATGTTAagatgcataaaaaaaaaattcataaatctAACAAAATGTATAGAACTATTAGGAAAAATAAGaggaaaaaatttataattcatttcttataaacaaaaataaaaatattatttagtcAATAAGTTGCATATACTTTATAAATTTGTTCTCAAAACAAAAAGGACAATTCGACAATTATGAAGAgttatgctatatatattttaattttgagtaACGTTACCCACCTTTccaattttttctttcttacatgacattttttaatttgacaattaactttctttttaacTAATAGTGTGGTCACTCAATTTATAGGTACCAATATCATGAGGAAATATTACAATCAATTTGGTtcgttgaaaaatatttgaagtgAAATGGAAATTGTTTTTCCATCCAACTAAACAAGATAAAACACCAATTTCCTCCActtttagaaaacattttccatgttttccatccaaccaaacaccctcttagggaaaaatttgaaagaaaaataattattttattttattttcatcatgtCTTGTAACCATCAACTTAAGAGCATCCCCAATATGGACTTTTCTTGGTTTTTAAAACAATAcagaattaaaaaatgaaaaaaatgtcaaataagctctcaaactttacctaagtagtcaattagacccttaaactttttaaagtaacaattaacatatcaacattgtatttagtgcaaaaaattctaaaaaccGATTAGTAACCTGTTATCATAGGTCGGTCAAATTTCCGACATACTCCGACGATATTTTCGGCACAAAGGTCGCCGACGACCGTAGAACGGTTGCCGATCTTCTCACTGAAGCGACCAAGTGGTCGCCTTCTCAGTAGTCGTGATCACAGTTCGATTCCGATTCCGAACCGGCTGTTCACAATTCCAACAAACTACAAACTGGAACTGGAACCTTATATTAAGGTTCTCGTTCCAGTTCAAACCCTTGTGTTCTACAATTTCTTAAATTAAGGTTCTGGAACCGGAATCGTTGGGTTCTAGAATTTCTTAAATTAGAATCAGAACTTTTTGGGTTTCGGTTCCTAAATGGAATTGGAACTGTACGGTCGGTTTTAATTTTGGTTCGATTCGATTCTAATAATGTACGGTTCGGTTCGATTCGAATCGTGGTTATGTCTATTTCTCAGTGAGAAGGAAACCCCCGGATTGCTTTCTCGGGTGATTCACCAGTAACTGTTCTACAGTCGTCGGTGACTTTTGTGTCAACGTTGGAGTATGCTGTAATTTTTAGGGCTAATTAACTTCTTAAGTAAAGTTTTAGTGTGTTTTTTCCTTTGATTTTTTCTgctgtaatttttaattttttgtggaACCCGCCACGagaggaaaaaagaagaaacataTCTAGATTCTTGCGAGTGGAGTGCAAGAATCACGcccaatgatttttttttttttcctcagtTTGTGTGTGTTTCacttgttttttagtttttatttttttaatatgttggcagtcttttttctttttcttccttttttcttGCCCCCTTCTCTCTTTTCTAATGGCACTTCAAACCATGAAAAATTAAGAAGCGATGAGGATGCTCAACCTCCTTTCAAGACAAAGATGtcatattatacatatatattttaaagattTGTCCACTCTAGCTCTAGCATAAGTCAAAAAACGTATCTTTGGGGTCTACGGTCTACATTCTACACAACTAAATTCAATGACCGCCCCTTGGCCCCCGCGTTTTTTTCGTCTTCTTCAATTCCTCGTTTTCTCCAGCAATATAGCATATACATCTCAATTCATTGGCTTTCTACAAATTTCTATACACCCAGATAAGAAATTCAGAACATTaccatttatatatgtatgtcctTTCTTCTCAATTAATATTTAATCCCTATTTTCTGATCTGGGTCTGGGTCTTTCTTTCATCCCAAACGGTAACCAGCTGAATAATGAACGAACCCGAGGAGACCATTATTCCAGCAGAGGGTGAATCCCTGAAAGAGGGGAGCTCTAAAGATGGAATCTTGGGCTTCATTGGGAGGCCATTTGATTGGTTGAAGATGCTGAGTGATGAGCTGCACTGGAGCTTTGTTTCAGCTGTGGTGATTGTGTACGGAATCAATCAAGGGTTGAGTATGGGTTTGAGCAAAATTAGTACACAGTACTATATGAAGGATGACCAGAAGCTGCAGCCCTCTGAAGCTCAAGTTTATTTTGGGATTCTTCAACTGCCTTGGGTGGTTAAGCCTCTTTGGGGTCTGCTTACTGATACACTCCCTATTTTTGGTTATAGGAGGAGGCCTTATTTCATTATTGCTGGTACGTATTCAatttcatcttttctttctttcttttatggAAAATcaaatacatttaatttatttgcttatAAGTTAAAATGAGCATGTAACTATGTAAGCTTCAATTTGTATATTAGCTGATTTTGCCGGTTTCAAGAATGGTGAGGGTAACCTAATCAAGTTGGTTAAGAATACAAACTTATAATATAAGTTCGAATTccaaccttcttggtttgagttggtAAGTTACAGCCAactacctccttgtggtcctttaccGTAGGCGGGATTTACCCAGTACACACCATCGGGTAGTGGCTCTAGGTTTCCATTGTCACCCAAAAAAGAATGGTAAAGTGTGGTTGTATTAGCTTCATGCAAATGCCAAATAGTAATAACTCTTTGGATTCCTATGATCCTATCATTTGTTTGCTCCTGTCTTGCATACAATTAAGTGTTGTGTCAATCATGAAAGAGTAACTACATTTGTGAAATAGATCACATTGAACCAGGTTTTAGGAAGAATGAAGGACAACAGAAACCCAAAGGCACCAATCTAGTGACTTGCAATGGCGAGTTTAATGTGTGATCTGATTAAGTACTCATGTTAATGCCTAACGCATGAGAAAATAAAAGAACAGCAATAAAGAATAAAGATCATGCTCTTTAGTCTGCACTGACCGCCTTTATTGTTTAGGTTTTCTTGGTATCATATCCATGGTGATTCTGTCCTTAAAACAAGACTTACACCTTGCATTCGCTTTGTTATGCCTAATCACTAGCAGTGCTGGGATGGCAGTAGCAGACTCTACGATTGATGCCTGCGTGACGGAGAACAGTATAAGCCATCCATATCTCGCCAGTGACATGCAGAGCCTGTGTGGAGTGAGCTCATCCATAGGACAACTGATTGGATATACCGTTAGTGGCTTTTTAGTTCATCTAATTGGATCTAAGGTTGAATACCCAGAGCTCTTTTGCTGTTAATTTTTCTAAATAGAGATTCTTCGGACTTTTGTGTGTTCTTACATtgatcatttttttgttttctcagCATTAGCTCTATATCATCCTAGTAACATTTTTCCTAAAAGAAGAGGTTTTGaacaattacaaatatatttacTGCATTCAAGAATATATCATTAGGATTTGTGAAATGTATATGTTGGTTAAATGAATAATTATGTTCATATTTAGATTTGTGCCCTTGTTTTCATTTACCAAGAGATTCGTAATTTGGCAGGGTGTGTTTGGAGTTTTGAGTATACCTGCTGCTCTGGTACTTTTAGTAGGATTAATGATAGGAGAAACATTTGTCAACAAGGGTGCCGACAGGAGAGTTAGTATTTTCTTAGCCTTAACCGTTCACTAGAGTTACGAGACTTTTCCCAGTTTCCCTTTAACATTATGCTTGTAAATCAGGTCAGTGAAAAGTTACGTGATGCTGGTAAGGCTATGTGGATTGCTTTGAAATGCAAGAATGTTTGGAGGCCATGTTTGTACATGTATGTTTCTCTTGCATTGAGTTTACAAATCCACGAGGGAATGTTTTACTGGTATACAGAAGCTAAGAATGGTCCGTTCTTCTCTAAGGTACAGATTATCCCTTAAAACTTTTGGTAAGCACAACTTTTTGGCTCGAAATCTACTTGCTAGCTTAGAGTTCCCCGAATTGCACTTTGTGCAGGAAGCTGTAGGAGCTATATCCTCTATTGGTGCAGTGGGGTCACTTCTCGGGATTCTTCTCTATCAAAACGCTTTCAAACACCACCCTTTTCGTCGCGTGCTTTTCTGGGCTCAGTTACTGTATGGTGCTTCGGGATTGCTGGATTTGATACTGGTATCTCGGGCGAATTTGAGGATTGGCATCCCGGACTACTTTGTTGCTGTAAGTGACGCAGCAATCTCGCATATGATTACACGTCTCAAATGGATGCCTCTTCTTGTCCTCAGTACAAAGCTTTGCCCCTCCGGGATAGAAGGAACTTTCTTCGCCCTACTCATGTCAATCGATCACATCGGATCGCTCACAGCGGCCTGGGCCGGGGGCCTTTGCCTGCACGTCTTGCACGTCACACGCACGCAGTTTGGAAACCTCTGGGTAGCGATAGTGGTGAGGAGTTTCTTGAGAGTTGTTCCTGTTGGGCTCCTGTTCCTCGTGCCCCGAAACGACGATCCAAATGCCTCTATTCTCCCAGATGAACTGTTGAATACTAGGAAGGGTGAAGAGTCTGAAGACATGGAAATGGTGTCGCTTGTCAACAACGACGATGACCCGAATTCAGTAGAAGAGTAAATGCAGAAAAGGGAAGCATAGTTGAAATTACAATACAATTTTAAAGAAGCCAAAAGGCTCTATCTATCCCAAAGATTGATCAGTCAAATCCCTGGTAAATTATTCAACTTAAGTTATTGAAACAATTGTCCATAAAAAACATTGTACATTTCTATCTTTATTGATATACATTTCTATTTCTTATTTAGACATTACAGAGCATATTACAAATAGCAATAAACTCTAAGAAGAAACACAACAGTGCTGCATCTGGACACtgaaatataaatacaatttttatagGGCAAAAGAATGGCTCCATAAATCCCCCATTCTTTCCTAATATTTTCTACATATTTCTACGCAAAAATAAACCAACAAACAAATTATGGATCCTCTGTACCTTCGCCCTCTACTGCATCATTCTCCTGTAACATGTCCATGAGCATGTTTATTTGGTTCTGCAACATGTTGTTTTGCCTCTCGACATCAGCCCGCTTGCTCCTTTCGTCCAGCAGCTGCAGCTGCAGATGTTCCAAGCACCGTGCATCCGCTTCTAATTGCTCGTTCAGCCCATCGATTTCTCGGTCCTGCACCAATCATTAccatatataattattgtcTCTCATCTACAGGATTTTGTTGGACGGAGGCCGGTgaaggccaagtccagcacctgcctcttgaaaatgtggtggcggtatataaggaaataaagttgcacattCGCTGTAAGCTATAGctttttggcgtagtggtaagcagTTGATCCTAACAGATTCTATTGAGCCACAATGAACACGTTTAAAGAAATACCAATTTGAAGTAAACCAACTCAACTCGCGCTCAAGAAGGTATCGTGAGGTTGAGCATAAGTATCTATGAGCTCAGTCAAAATCGAGCTAAGTTAAGCTCAACCAGGCTCAAATAAGTCACTAGCTGGCTCAATTTACTTGTGCTCCCTACTCTCGTTACATACTTTACAGTATTCTCTTCCGTGAAATAGGAATTGAAACAGCAGAAAAGTAGTATATGCGTAAGGAAATCAAGCAGATGATTGTGTTGAGAACACTCACCTTTCTGTTCATTTCCTGTACGGCAATCCTACGCATGCTCTCAACAACATCTACGTTTACAAGCTTCCGCTTCTTCCCAATAAGCCATCCTTTAGGGTAACTCGAGGAGTCGAAATCAGGTGGGGGTAACAACGACTCGGCTGATGGTCTTTTGCCACTCGCATTTGTTATGGGTTCCAATGGTTCAAACAAGGCCTTTCTGCGCTCAGAAAGAACGGAAAGTGCATCCACATCCATTTCCTCCTTTTTCTCATCAGCCGACAATTCTTCCTGTTTCTCTGGCGTTTTTTCATCCGTTGCACTGTCTAGGTCTAGCTTCTTCCCGCTGACTGATGGGAGAAGCAACTACTTAGTTTGAAGCTCCCAGCAAGTAAACATCATAATATCATAcagtcacaactcacaataaATATTCCTACTTCACTACGAAGGGTGAAAAAGTTAGTTCAGATAATGAATTTTACTTCGTAATCGCGATGAATATTTATCACTGTCACAATAGATATTCACTACATTCACAATGAATATTTGTTATAACCAGGATGACTATCTTTTGAGGTGCACCAAGCACCATAAGTCACAGCTCATAATATAGCTTGCTAATAGCAGCAACAGAACCTAGGGTGGGAAGGATAAAGAATGTACGGTGTGGCCCAGCGGGACCTAGCTCAATGGTTCAAGGTCACCGGGGAAGTCTTGCTCCAGAGGTAAAGTGGAGGCTCGATTCCTACTAAAGACATAGCGGTCATTGGGAGACCCAAAGCCCAAAGAATTGATCAGAGGTGATCAAGACTCTTTGTGCACAGAGTGTATAGGCAGGACTAATTGGACGAGGACGACTCGCGATTTACCTCCTCCAGGACCTTGGGTAAGGGTTCAAGGGGTTTAAGATTAGTCTAGCTTAAGCGGTGATTATTGAATTGGGATTTCAACTTCATTCCAAATGGAACCAAAAAGAAAGGTACAAATCAGGGTTCAATACAGACAACCATAAATTATTGAATTGGCAAAAAGATATGTATCTTGAAAATGTCAACACAGATGATGGAACCAAGGATTTATTCTTATCTCTATATCCACAAGAATCACCAAGTGGCTGCTGGTTAGCATATATTAAAATCCCAAAAACCACAACCCCAAAAAAACATTTCCAAACAAGAAATTGATCACGATTTGTCAAATGATT
It includes:
- the LOC116032980 gene encoding tubby-like protein 8, yielding MAGFKKSSNPLRPSNCYNSLYDNPLVNASDNKENDSPNKPQKWSLSGKENAVPGSGAKSDLKPSSLQLCMKKHEPDSTFGSKFVSPIDADGPNSGNLWDHSDSEAAPASSWSTLPNRSLLCRPLPVDIGRCTCVIVKETSPDGFNGGTLYSLYTYEGQGRQNRKLAVAHHRRRNGKSEFIVAQNTKGLLMSSEDSLIGKVTANLMGSKYHIWDQGKLNSGAKQSKLLAVLRFMATVATWSGSYRRIKAWIPKHQSMLLKSTAQIQHINGMPIDWKEQMDKVHQLFSRVPHFNKISKQYELDFRDRGRPGLKIQSSVKNFQLTMEKNGRQTILQLGRVGKAKYVMDYRYPMTGYQAFCICLASIDAKLCCTV
- the LOC116031824 gene encoding probable folate-biopterin transporter 3, with product MNEPEETIIPAEGESLKEGSSKDGILGFIGRPFDWLKMLSDELHWSFVSAVVIVYGINQGLSMGLSKISTQYYMKDDQKLQPSEAQVYFGILQLPWVVKPLWGLLTDTLPIFGYRRRPYFIIAGFLGIISMVILSLKQDLHLAFALLCLITSSAGMAVADSTIDACVTENSISHPYLASDMQSLCGVSSSIGQLIGYTVSGFLVHLIGSKGVFGVLSIPAALVLLVGLMIGETFVNKGADRRVSEKLRDAGKAMWIALKCKNVWRPCLYMYVSLALSLQIHEGMFYWYTEAKNGPFFSKEAVGAISSIGAVGSLLGILLYQNAFKHHPFRRVLFWAQLLYGASGLLDLILVSRANLRIGIPDYFVAVSDAAISHMITRLKWMPLLVLSTKLCPSGIEGTFFALLMSIDHIGSLTAAWAGGLCLHVLHVTRTQFGNLWVAIVVRSFLRVVPVGLLFLVPRNDDPNASILPDELLNTRKGEESEDMEMVSLVNNDDDPNSVEE
- the LOC116031825 gene encoding protein HEADING DATE REPRESSOR 1, giving the protein MKESTEKSPNPMETLNGFSHVPSTPVFWKSRKRSVSGKKLDLDSATDEKTPEKQEELSADEKKEEMDVDALSVLSERRKALFEPLEPITNASGKRPSAESLLPPPDFDSSSYPKGWLIGKKRKLVNVDVVESMRRIAVQEMNRKDREIDGLNEQLEADARCLEHLQLQLLDERSKRADVERQNNMLQNQINMLMDMLQENDAVEGEGTEDP